In one window of Kosmotoga pacifica DNA:
- a CDS encoding pyridoxal-phosphate-dependent aminotransferase family protein, with protein sequence MAKMVKKNYLLAPGPTPVPTDLLLEGARETIHHRTPQFKKIMEEAIEGTKYVFQTTNDLFLLASSGTGAMEMAVVNLVSPGEKVIVVVGGKFGERWQQLCETYGAEVVPIKLEYGDYATPEMIDEKLKEHPDAVAVFTTLSETSTGTVMDIEGFAKVVKAHGKLIVVDAISGLIAQPLKTDEWKLDVVVAGSQKGFMLPPGLGFITFSEDAWKKAEKNSVPSFYFNAFAYKKNPAPYTPAVNLIYQLKKAVEMLKEEGIENVWERHRILADAIREGVKALGLEFFSKRPGNVLTAVKVPESVDGQKLVSLMRDEFGVTIAGGQGSMKGKIFRIAHLGYMSKFDTIVAISALEMALRKLGYKLEYGTGLKAVEEVFEREDV encoded by the coding sequence ATGGCAAAGATGGTGAAGAAAAATTATCTCCTCGCTCCGGGTCCTACGCCCGTACCCACAGATCTTCTTCTTGAAGGGGCACGTGAGACCATTCATCACAGGACACCGCAATTCAAAAAGATAATGGAGGAAGCAATTGAGGGAACGAAGTATGTTTTTCAAACGACAAATGATCTATTCCTCCTGGCTTCTTCTGGGACGGGCGCGATGGAAATGGCAGTTGTTAACCTCGTGTCCCCCGGCGAAAAAGTTATCGTCGTGGTAGGTGGAAAATTTGGTGAGCGCTGGCAGCAACTATGTGAAACCTATGGCGCAGAGGTAGTCCCAATAAAGCTTGAATACGGCGACTATGCAACTCCTGAAATGATCGATGAAAAACTGAAGGAACATCCTGACGCAGTAGCTGTTTTCACTACTCTTAGCGAGACATCTACAGGGACAGTAATGGACATTGAAGGTTTCGCGAAAGTTGTCAAGGCCCACGGTAAATTGATAGTAGTTGACGCTATAAGCGGTCTCATAGCTCAGCCCTTAAAGACGGACGAATGGAAGCTCGATGTTGTTGTTGCTGGTTCGCAAAAAGGGTTCATGCTCCCTCCGGGACTGGGATTCATTACTTTTAGCGAAGATGCCTGGAAAAAAGCCGAAAAGAATAGTGTACCAAGCTTTTATTTCAACGCTTTCGCTTATAAGAAGAACCCGGCTCCGTATACACCCGCAGTTAACCTCATTTACCAATTGAAAAAGGCTGTGGAAATGCTTAAAGAAGAGGGGATAGAGAATGTCTGGGAGCGCCACAGGATCCTCGCGGACGCCATCCGAGAAGGTGTTAAAGCTCTTGGCCTTGAGTTTTTTTCAAAGCGCCCTGGTAACGTCCTGACAGCTGTTAAAGTGCCTGAAAGCGTGGATGGTCAGAAGCTCGTTTCGCTTATGCGTGATGAATTTGGTGTTACCATTGCCGGGGGACAGGGTAGCATGAAAGGGAAGATTTTCAGAATTGCCCATCTGGGTTATATGTCAAAATTCGATACCATTGTTGCGATTTCCGCTTTAGAAATGGCACTGAGAAAGCTTGGCTATAAACTGGAATATGGAACAGGTCTTAAAGCGGTTGAAGAAGTCTTTGAAAGGGAGGATGTCTGA
- a CDS encoding hydroxyacid dehydrogenase, with protein sequence MFRLHANDPLSSDAMELLQNSGLFKITAEHLDKDQLIKKIDDIEFLVVRSATKVTADVLNAGKNLKVVGRAGTGLDNIDVKTARELGIKVYNTPGANAISVAELTLGLLLSLVRHIPRGTQGLKDGKWEKKALKGHEIFGKKIGIIGFGAIGQEVAKRAKAFGMEVIIYDPFVKETELPVKLVNDLGELLEVADVVTLHLPLTESTKHIIGENEFAKMKDGVIIINAARGGIVDEQALYDALVSGKVLGAALDVFEVEPPMDELRRKLLGLDNVIATPHIGASTYEGQKRVGIEMAKKLIEVAREMVSA encoded by the coding sequence ATGTTCAGACTTCATGCCAATGATCCCCTCTCAAGTGATGCGATGGAACTTCTTCAGAATTCGGGACTTTTTAAAATAACCGCCGAACATCTGGACAAAGACCAACTCATAAAAAAGATCGATGATATCGAGTTTCTTGTGGTCCGTAGCGCGACAAAAGTAACCGCCGATGTCCTCAATGCTGGTAAAAACTTAAAAGTTGTTGGCAGAGCTGGTACCGGTCTCGATAATATCGATGTGAAAACAGCACGCGAACTCGGCATTAAAGTGTACAACACGCCTGGTGCTAACGCTATATCTGTTGCTGAGCTAACTCTAGGACTTCTCCTCTCGCTAGTAAGGCATATTCCCCGTGGTACCCAGGGCCTTAAAGATGGAAAGTGGGAGAAAAAAGCCCTTAAGGGACACGAAATCTTCGGGAAAAAAATTGGAATAATCGGATTTGGTGCCATTGGCCAGGAAGTTGCAAAACGGGCCAAGGCATTTGGTATGGAAGTCATCATTTATGATCCGTTTGTAAAGGAGACCGAACTACCCGTGAAATTGGTAAATGACCTCGGAGAACTGCTCGAAGTTGCGGATGTTGTAACATTACATTTGCCCTTAACGGAAAGTACGAAACATATAATTGGAGAAAATGAATTCGCAAAAATGAAAGACGGTGTTATAATTATCAACGCTGCGCGTGGGGGAATTGTGGATGAACAGGCCCTCTACGATGCGCTAGTATCCGGGAAGGTTTTAGGCGCTGCCCTTGATGTCTTTGAAGTGGAGCCTCCCATGGATGAGTTGAGAAGAAAGCTCCTCGGACTGGACAACGTGATAGCAACACCTCACATCGGAGCCA